The following coding sequences are from one Bombus terrestris chromosome 14, iyBomTerr1.2, whole genome shotgun sequence window:
- the LOC100642618 gene encoding metabotropic glutamate receptor 8 isoform X2: MSVGKILTWILYFIIVSECHIRKGRDEDGSKLIRINGDVILGGIFPMHEQVAGSIGQSPCGAVKEEKGMQRLEAMLYVLDEINSNDELLPNTTLGALILDSCSSDTYALDQSMEFVRSYMNQDISEYKCENDKPPMYVPHKPVTGVIGASFSVVSIMVANILRLFKIPQISYASTSTELSDKSRFEYFSRVVPPDNFQAQAMVEIIHQLGWKYVSTVAVEGDYGEKGIASFTSLSTEYSICVAVSEKILRNAKAEDFDKIVERLGSKHNARGVVLFVDEDNIRKLLQATVRANRTGHFMWIGSDSWGAKVYPVRDQEFAAEGAITILPYRTSLQDFDDYYLSLRPRVDNECDGQSESNVPHKKLPGKIVNCRNIWFREFWSQHHKCSFNANLSAGMTPCTGNEKLIDYEQEGLVPFVVDAVYAMAHGVHNLINEECINNAGTNHYLCEDLRPAPDGQQLLQHIRNVSFTGRQGTEIKFKSDGDAYGFYNIYQYQRKEDGRFDYVLIGTWKEELDLDINMTRWATGPGEMHIPRSLCSDNCPLGHVRNFQEACCWSCVACREDAYVFNDTCRSCGPGYAPDETVTSCIKLTAEVIPWTSPWALVPLIFASIGILSTLFTTIVFIRFNRTPVIMASGRELCYVLLVGILSCYGMSFVILSKPTTWNCTYLRIGLGLCLSICYSAILTKTNRISRIFNQGTKSIKRPSYTSPKSQVVIAIVQLVGVIVWLIIEPPDTTEIHPYPLSAVLTCRVSTFSLMMSLVYNMFLILMCTLYAFKTRKIPENFNEAKYIGFTMYSTCIVWLAFVPIYFGSNNDYKVQIASMCMCINISASVALGCLFTPKVYLVLFQPYKNVRPGHANTGGLQSGNRAAYSMRFSGGRSQTMQSMTSCSRSSPPASRPSQDEVKHANECQARIHETTVEIYDDDEEDRKLSTIQEVSESRDISSPSMFAENCRNRSRKSISSDSDQSGDPARKNRMGTISCISDKVESHKTEANIFPSEDQTFHVYSDSPTFSDFSS; this comes from the exons ATGAGCGTGGGGAAGATTTTAACATGGatcttatattttatcataGTAAGCGAGTGCCACATTCGAAAGGGACGCGACGAGGATGGTTCGAAGCTTATACGTATCAATGGTGATGTAATTCTCGGAGGAATCTTTCCTATGCACGAACAA GTGGCAGGTTCCATCGGTCAATCACCATGCGGTGcagtgaaagaagaaaaaggaatgcAACGTTTGGAGGCTATGTTGTACGTTCTCGATGAAATAAATTCAAACGATGAGTTATTGCCAAATACCACGTTAGGCGCGCTTATTCTCGACTCCTGCAGCAGTGATACATATGCACTTGATCAGAGTATGGAATTCGTCAGATCTTATATGAATCAA GATATATCGGAATACAAATGTGAAAATGACAAACCACCGATGTATGTGCCCCATAAACCTGTCACGGGTGTTATAGGAGCTTCGTTTAGCGTAGTCTCCATTATGGTAGCCAATATTCTGCGATTATTCAAG ATACCACAGATAAGCTACGCATCAACGAGCACAGAATTGTCGGATAAAAGTCGCTTCGAATATTTTAGTAGGGTAGTGCCGCCAGATAATTTTCAAGCTCAAGCCATGGTGGAAATCATTCATCAACTTGGTTGGAAATACGTATCTACGGTTGCAGTTGAAGGTGATTACGGAGAGAAG GGTATTGCCAGTTTTACCTCACTGTCGACGGAGTATAGTATCTGCGTAGCAGTCAGCGAGAAGATTTTGAGAAATGCGAAAGCCGAggatttcgataaaattgtcGAAAGACTCGGTTCAAAACACAATGCCAGGGGTGTCGTTTTATTCGTCGATGAAGATAACATAAG GAAACTTCTACAGGCAACTGTTAGAGCTAATCGTACAGGCCATTTCATGTGGATAGGTAGCGATTCGTGGGGTGCCAAAGTATATCCAGTGAGAGATCAAGAATTCGCGGCGGAGGGTGCAATCACAATTTTGCCTTATAGAACATCCCTTCAAG attttgaTGACTATTATTTAAGCCTTCGACCAAGAGTGGATAATGAGTGCGATGGTCAGAGTGAAAGTAATGTACCGCATAAGAAATTGCCTGGAAAAATAGTAAATTGTCGAAATATTTGGTTTCGAGAATTTTGGTCTCAGCATCACAAATGCAGCTTCAATGCAAATTTGTCTGCTGGCATGACACCCTGTACTGGTAACGAGAAATTAATTGATTATGAGCAAGAAGGATTGGTGCCATTTGTCG TTGACGCAGTTTACGCAATGGCACACGGTgttcataatttaataaacgaagAATGTATAAATAATGCTGGAACTAACCATTATTTGTGTGAAGATCTTCGTCCAGCCCCAGACGGTCAACAACTTCTTCAACACATTCGAAATGTTAGTTTTACCG GTCGTCAAGGTACTGAAATTAAGTTCAAATCCGATGGTGATGCGTAtggattttataatatatatcaatatCAAAGAAAAGAAGATGGGCGTTTTGATTATGTTCTTATCGGTACATGGAAAGAGGA GTTGGACCTTGATATTAACATGACAAGGTGGGCAACAGGACCCGGAGAAATGCACATCCCTCGAAGTTTATGCAGTGATAATTGCCCGCTGGGTCACGTACGCAATTTTCAG GAAGCCTGTTGTTGGAGTTGCGTGGCATGTCGCGAAGACGCTTACGTTTTTAATGACACTTGTCGCAGCTGTGGTCCAGGATATGCTCCGGATGAAACAGTAACAAGTTGCATCAAACTAACAGCAGAAGTTATTCCATGGACTAGTCCGTGGGCATTGGTGCCATTAATATTTGCATCCATTGGCATACTTAGTACTTTGTTTACTACTATAGTTTTCATTCG TTTCAATCGTACTCCAGTAATTATGGCTTCTGGACGCGAGTTATGTTATGTGTTGCTAGTAGGGATTCTATCGTGTTACGGCATGAGTTTCGTAATATTAAGCAAACCAACTACATGGAATTGCACATATCTGAGAATCGGTCTTGGCTTGTGTTTAAGCATCTGTTATAGCGCGATACTAACTAAAACGAATCGTATATCACGCATATTCAATCAAGGAACTAAGAGCATAAAGAGGCCTTCTTATACGTCTCCAAAGAGCCAAGTTGTAATCGCTATCG TGCAATTAGTTGGCGTTATCGTCTGGCTAATCATTGAACCACCGGATACCACGGAAATTCATCCGTATCCATTATCAGCAGTACTCACATGCCGCGTTTCCACGTTTTCATTGATGATGTCCCTCGTCTACAATATGTTTCTAATACTCATGTGCACTTTGTACGCATTCAAAACACGTAAGATACCGGAGAATTTCAACGAAGCAAAATACATTGGTTTTACAATGTATTCAACTTGCATTGTATGGTTAGCTTTCGTACCCATCTACTTTGGCTCGAACAATGACTACAAG gTGCAAATCGCAAGCATGTGCATGTGCATCAACATCTCTGCGTCAGTAGCTCTCGGTTGTCTTTTCACTCCGAAAGTATATTTGGTACTTTTTCAACCATATAAAAATGTTCGGCCTGGACATGCTAAT ACGGGTGGACTTCAAAGTGGTAACCGCGCAGCATACAGCATGCGATTTTCTGGCGGTCGTAGTCAAACAATGCAGAGCATGACCTCCTGTTCTCGGAGCAGTCCACCGGCATCACGTCCAAGCCAGGACGAGGTGAAACATGCCAACG AGTGTCAGGCCAGAATTCATGAGACCACCGTGGAGATATACGACGATGACGAAGAGGACCGTAAGCTCTCTACTATCCAGGAAGTGTCAGAATCAAGAGACATTTCCAGTCCTTCGATGTTCGCGGAAAATTGCCGAAATCGAAGTCGGAAGTCGATTTCCAGCGATTCCGACCAG TCGGGCGATCCAGCACGTAAGAATCGCATGGGAACGATCAGTTGCATCTCCGACAAAGTGGAGTCTCATAAAACCGAAGCTAACATTTTCCCAAGCGAAGATCAAACTTTCCACGTCTACAGCGATTCGCCGACGTTTTCCGATTTTTCATCGTAA
- the LOC100642618 gene encoding metabotropic glutamate receptor 8 isoform X1, translating to MSVGKILTWILYFIIVSECHIRKGRDEDGSKLIRINGDVILGGIFPMHEQVAGSIGQSPCGAVKEEKGMQRLEAMLYVLDEINSNDELLPNTTLGALILDSCSSDTYALDQSMEFVRSYMNQDISEYKCENDKPPMYVPHKPVTGVIGASFSVVSIMVANILRLFKIPQISYASTSTELSDKSRFEYFSRVVPPDNFQAQAMVEIIHQLGWKYVSTVAVEGDYGEKGIASFTSLSTEYSICVAVSEKILRNAKAEDFDKIVERLGSKHNARGVVLFVDEDNIRKLLQATVRANRTGHFMWIGSDSWGAKVYPVRDQEFAAEGAITILPYRTSLQDFDDYYLSLRPRVDNECDGQSESNVPHKKLPGKIVNCRNIWFREFWSQHHKCSFNANLSAGMTPCTGNEKLIDYEQEGLVPFVVDAVYAMAHGVHNLINEECINNAGTNHYLCEDLRPAPDGQQLLQHIRNVSFTGRQGTEIKFKSDGDAYGFYNIYQYQRKEDGRFDYVLIGTWKEELDLDINMTRWATGPGEMHIPRSLCSDNCPLGHVRNFQEACCWSCVACREDAYVFNDTCRSCGPGYAPDETVTSCIKLTAEVIPWTSPWALVPLIFASIGILSTLFTTIVFIRFNRTPVIMASGRELCYVLLVGILSCYGMSFVILSKPTTWNCTYLRIGLGLCLSICYSAILTKTNRISRIFNQGTKSIKRPSYTSPKSQVVIAIGITAVQLVGVIVWLIIEPPDTTEIHPYPLSAVLTCRVSTFSLMMSLVYNMFLILMCTLYAFKTRKIPENFNEAKYIGFTMYSTCIVWLAFVPIYFGSNNDYKVQIASMCMCINISASVALGCLFTPKVYLVLFQPYKNVRPGHANTGGLQSGNRAAYSMRFSGGRSQTMQSMTSCSRSSPPASRPSQDEVKHANECQARIHETTVEIYDDDEEDRKLSTIQEVSESRDISSPSMFAENCRNRSRKSISSDSDQSGDPARKNRMGTISCISDKVESHKTEANIFPSEDQTFHVYSDSPTFSDFSS from the exons ATGAGCGTGGGGAAGATTTTAACATGGatcttatattttatcataGTAAGCGAGTGCCACATTCGAAAGGGACGCGACGAGGATGGTTCGAAGCTTATACGTATCAATGGTGATGTAATTCTCGGAGGAATCTTTCCTATGCACGAACAA GTGGCAGGTTCCATCGGTCAATCACCATGCGGTGcagtgaaagaagaaaaaggaatgcAACGTTTGGAGGCTATGTTGTACGTTCTCGATGAAATAAATTCAAACGATGAGTTATTGCCAAATACCACGTTAGGCGCGCTTATTCTCGACTCCTGCAGCAGTGATACATATGCACTTGATCAGAGTATGGAATTCGTCAGATCTTATATGAATCAA GATATATCGGAATACAAATGTGAAAATGACAAACCACCGATGTATGTGCCCCATAAACCTGTCACGGGTGTTATAGGAGCTTCGTTTAGCGTAGTCTCCATTATGGTAGCCAATATTCTGCGATTATTCAAG ATACCACAGATAAGCTACGCATCAACGAGCACAGAATTGTCGGATAAAAGTCGCTTCGAATATTTTAGTAGGGTAGTGCCGCCAGATAATTTTCAAGCTCAAGCCATGGTGGAAATCATTCATCAACTTGGTTGGAAATACGTATCTACGGTTGCAGTTGAAGGTGATTACGGAGAGAAG GGTATTGCCAGTTTTACCTCACTGTCGACGGAGTATAGTATCTGCGTAGCAGTCAGCGAGAAGATTTTGAGAAATGCGAAAGCCGAggatttcgataaaattgtcGAAAGACTCGGTTCAAAACACAATGCCAGGGGTGTCGTTTTATTCGTCGATGAAGATAACATAAG GAAACTTCTACAGGCAACTGTTAGAGCTAATCGTACAGGCCATTTCATGTGGATAGGTAGCGATTCGTGGGGTGCCAAAGTATATCCAGTGAGAGATCAAGAATTCGCGGCGGAGGGTGCAATCACAATTTTGCCTTATAGAACATCCCTTCAAG attttgaTGACTATTATTTAAGCCTTCGACCAAGAGTGGATAATGAGTGCGATGGTCAGAGTGAAAGTAATGTACCGCATAAGAAATTGCCTGGAAAAATAGTAAATTGTCGAAATATTTGGTTTCGAGAATTTTGGTCTCAGCATCACAAATGCAGCTTCAATGCAAATTTGTCTGCTGGCATGACACCCTGTACTGGTAACGAGAAATTAATTGATTATGAGCAAGAAGGATTGGTGCCATTTGTCG TTGACGCAGTTTACGCAATGGCACACGGTgttcataatttaataaacgaagAATGTATAAATAATGCTGGAACTAACCATTATTTGTGTGAAGATCTTCGTCCAGCCCCAGACGGTCAACAACTTCTTCAACACATTCGAAATGTTAGTTTTACCG GTCGTCAAGGTACTGAAATTAAGTTCAAATCCGATGGTGATGCGTAtggattttataatatatatcaatatCAAAGAAAAGAAGATGGGCGTTTTGATTATGTTCTTATCGGTACATGGAAAGAGGA GTTGGACCTTGATATTAACATGACAAGGTGGGCAACAGGACCCGGAGAAATGCACATCCCTCGAAGTTTATGCAGTGATAATTGCCCGCTGGGTCACGTACGCAATTTTCAG GAAGCCTGTTGTTGGAGTTGCGTGGCATGTCGCGAAGACGCTTACGTTTTTAATGACACTTGTCGCAGCTGTGGTCCAGGATATGCTCCGGATGAAACAGTAACAAGTTGCATCAAACTAACAGCAGAAGTTATTCCATGGACTAGTCCGTGGGCATTGGTGCCATTAATATTTGCATCCATTGGCATACTTAGTACTTTGTTTACTACTATAGTTTTCATTCG TTTCAATCGTACTCCAGTAATTATGGCTTCTGGACGCGAGTTATGTTATGTGTTGCTAGTAGGGATTCTATCGTGTTACGGCATGAGTTTCGTAATATTAAGCAAACCAACTACATGGAATTGCACATATCTGAGAATCGGTCTTGGCTTGTGTTTAAGCATCTGTTATAGCGCGATACTAACTAAAACGAATCGTATATCACGCATATTCAATCAAGGAACTAAGAGCATAAAGAGGCCTTCTTATACGTCTCCAAAGAGCCAAGTTGTAATCGCTATCG GGATCACCGCAGTGCAATTAGTTGGCGTTATCGTCTGGCTAATCATTGAACCACCGGATACCACGGAAATTCATCCGTATCCATTATCAGCAGTACTCACATGCCGCGTTTCCACGTTTTCATTGATGATGTCCCTCGTCTACAATATGTTTCTAATACTCATGTGCACTTTGTACGCATTCAAAACACGTAAGATACCGGAGAATTTCAACGAAGCAAAATACATTGGTTTTACAATGTATTCAACTTGCATTGTATGGTTAGCTTTCGTACCCATCTACTTTGGCTCGAACAATGACTACAAG gTGCAAATCGCAAGCATGTGCATGTGCATCAACATCTCTGCGTCAGTAGCTCTCGGTTGTCTTTTCACTCCGAAAGTATATTTGGTACTTTTTCAACCATATAAAAATGTTCGGCCTGGACATGCTAAT ACGGGTGGACTTCAAAGTGGTAACCGCGCAGCATACAGCATGCGATTTTCTGGCGGTCGTAGTCAAACAATGCAGAGCATGACCTCCTGTTCTCGGAGCAGTCCACCGGCATCACGTCCAAGCCAGGACGAGGTGAAACATGCCAACG AGTGTCAGGCCAGAATTCATGAGACCACCGTGGAGATATACGACGATGACGAAGAGGACCGTAAGCTCTCTACTATCCAGGAAGTGTCAGAATCAAGAGACATTTCCAGTCCTTCGATGTTCGCGGAAAATTGCCGAAATCGAAGTCGGAAGTCGATTTCCAGCGATTCCGACCAG TCGGGCGATCCAGCACGTAAGAATCGCATGGGAACGATCAGTTGCATCTCCGACAAAGTGGAGTCTCATAAAACCGAAGCTAACATTTTCCCAAGCGAAGATCAAACTTTCCACGTCTACAGCGATTCGCCGACGTTTTCCGATTTTTCATCGTAA
- the LOC100642618 gene encoding metabotropic glutamate receptor 7 isoform X3, whose product MQRLEAMLYVLDEINSNDELLPNTTLGALILDSCSSDTYALDQSMEFVRSYMNQDISEYKCENDKPPMYVPHKPVTGVIGASFSVVSIMVANILRLFKIPQISYASTSTELSDKSRFEYFSRVVPPDNFQAQAMVEIIHQLGWKYVSTVAVEGDYGEKGIASFTSLSTEYSICVAVSEKILRNAKAEDFDKIVERLGSKHNARGVVLFVDEDNIRKLLQATVRANRTGHFMWIGSDSWGAKVYPVRDQEFAAEGAITILPYRTSLQDFDDYYLSLRPRVDNECDGQSESNVPHKKLPGKIVNCRNIWFREFWSQHHKCSFNANLSAGMTPCTGNEKLIDYEQEGLVPFVVDAVYAMAHGVHNLINEECINNAGTNHYLCEDLRPAPDGQQLLQHIRNVSFTGRQGTEIKFKSDGDAYGFYNIYQYQRKEDGRFDYVLIGTWKEELDLDINMTRWATGPGEMHIPRSLCSDNCPLGHVRNFQEACCWSCVACREDAYVFNDTCRSCGPGYAPDETVTSCIKLTAEVIPWTSPWALVPLIFASIGILSTLFTTIVFIRFNRTPVIMASGRELCYVLLVGILSCYGMSFVILSKPTTWNCTYLRIGLGLCLSICYSAILTKTNRISRIFNQGTKSIKRPSYTSPKSQVVIAIGITAVQLVGVIVWLIIEPPDTTEIHPYPLSAVLTCRVSTFSLMMSLVYNMFLILMCTLYAFKTRKIPENFNEAKYIGFTMYSTCIVWLAFVPIYFGSNNDYKVQIASMCMCINISASVALGCLFTPKVYLVLFQPYKNVRPGHANTGGLQSGNRAAYSMRFSGGRSQTMQSMTSCSRSSPPASRPSQDEVKHANECQARIHETTVEIYDDDEEDRKLSTIQEVSESRDISSPSMFAENCRNRSRKSISSDSDQSGDPARKNRMGTISCISDKVESHKTEANIFPSEDQTFHVYSDSPTFSDFSS is encoded by the exons atgcAACGTTTGGAGGCTATGTTGTACGTTCTCGATGAAATAAATTCAAACGATGAGTTATTGCCAAATACCACGTTAGGCGCGCTTATTCTCGACTCCTGCAGCAGTGATACATATGCACTTGATCAGAGTATGGAATTCGTCAGATCTTATATGAATCAA GATATATCGGAATACAAATGTGAAAATGACAAACCACCGATGTATGTGCCCCATAAACCTGTCACGGGTGTTATAGGAGCTTCGTTTAGCGTAGTCTCCATTATGGTAGCCAATATTCTGCGATTATTCAAG ATACCACAGATAAGCTACGCATCAACGAGCACAGAATTGTCGGATAAAAGTCGCTTCGAATATTTTAGTAGGGTAGTGCCGCCAGATAATTTTCAAGCTCAAGCCATGGTGGAAATCATTCATCAACTTGGTTGGAAATACGTATCTACGGTTGCAGTTGAAGGTGATTACGGAGAGAAG GGTATTGCCAGTTTTACCTCACTGTCGACGGAGTATAGTATCTGCGTAGCAGTCAGCGAGAAGATTTTGAGAAATGCGAAAGCCGAggatttcgataaaattgtcGAAAGACTCGGTTCAAAACACAATGCCAGGGGTGTCGTTTTATTCGTCGATGAAGATAACATAAG GAAACTTCTACAGGCAACTGTTAGAGCTAATCGTACAGGCCATTTCATGTGGATAGGTAGCGATTCGTGGGGTGCCAAAGTATATCCAGTGAGAGATCAAGAATTCGCGGCGGAGGGTGCAATCACAATTTTGCCTTATAGAACATCCCTTCAAG attttgaTGACTATTATTTAAGCCTTCGACCAAGAGTGGATAATGAGTGCGATGGTCAGAGTGAAAGTAATGTACCGCATAAGAAATTGCCTGGAAAAATAGTAAATTGTCGAAATATTTGGTTTCGAGAATTTTGGTCTCAGCATCACAAATGCAGCTTCAATGCAAATTTGTCTGCTGGCATGACACCCTGTACTGGTAACGAGAAATTAATTGATTATGAGCAAGAAGGATTGGTGCCATTTGTCG TTGACGCAGTTTACGCAATGGCACACGGTgttcataatttaataaacgaagAATGTATAAATAATGCTGGAACTAACCATTATTTGTGTGAAGATCTTCGTCCAGCCCCAGACGGTCAACAACTTCTTCAACACATTCGAAATGTTAGTTTTACCG GTCGTCAAGGTACTGAAATTAAGTTCAAATCCGATGGTGATGCGTAtggattttataatatatatcaatatCAAAGAAAAGAAGATGGGCGTTTTGATTATGTTCTTATCGGTACATGGAAAGAGGA GTTGGACCTTGATATTAACATGACAAGGTGGGCAACAGGACCCGGAGAAATGCACATCCCTCGAAGTTTATGCAGTGATAATTGCCCGCTGGGTCACGTACGCAATTTTCAG GAAGCCTGTTGTTGGAGTTGCGTGGCATGTCGCGAAGACGCTTACGTTTTTAATGACACTTGTCGCAGCTGTGGTCCAGGATATGCTCCGGATGAAACAGTAACAAGTTGCATCAAACTAACAGCAGAAGTTATTCCATGGACTAGTCCGTGGGCATTGGTGCCATTAATATTTGCATCCATTGGCATACTTAGTACTTTGTTTACTACTATAGTTTTCATTCG TTTCAATCGTACTCCAGTAATTATGGCTTCTGGACGCGAGTTATGTTATGTGTTGCTAGTAGGGATTCTATCGTGTTACGGCATGAGTTTCGTAATATTAAGCAAACCAACTACATGGAATTGCACATATCTGAGAATCGGTCTTGGCTTGTGTTTAAGCATCTGTTATAGCGCGATACTAACTAAAACGAATCGTATATCACGCATATTCAATCAAGGAACTAAGAGCATAAAGAGGCCTTCTTATACGTCTCCAAAGAGCCAAGTTGTAATCGCTATCG GGATCACCGCAGTGCAATTAGTTGGCGTTATCGTCTGGCTAATCATTGAACCACCGGATACCACGGAAATTCATCCGTATCCATTATCAGCAGTACTCACATGCCGCGTTTCCACGTTTTCATTGATGATGTCCCTCGTCTACAATATGTTTCTAATACTCATGTGCACTTTGTACGCATTCAAAACACGTAAGATACCGGAGAATTTCAACGAAGCAAAATACATTGGTTTTACAATGTATTCAACTTGCATTGTATGGTTAGCTTTCGTACCCATCTACTTTGGCTCGAACAATGACTACAAG gTGCAAATCGCAAGCATGTGCATGTGCATCAACATCTCTGCGTCAGTAGCTCTCGGTTGTCTTTTCACTCCGAAAGTATATTTGGTACTTTTTCAACCATATAAAAATGTTCGGCCTGGACATGCTAAT ACGGGTGGACTTCAAAGTGGTAACCGCGCAGCATACAGCATGCGATTTTCTGGCGGTCGTAGTCAAACAATGCAGAGCATGACCTCCTGTTCTCGGAGCAGTCCACCGGCATCACGTCCAAGCCAGGACGAGGTGAAACATGCCAACG AGTGTCAGGCCAGAATTCATGAGACCACCGTGGAGATATACGACGATGACGAAGAGGACCGTAAGCTCTCTACTATCCAGGAAGTGTCAGAATCAAGAGACATTTCCAGTCCTTCGATGTTCGCGGAAAATTGCCGAAATCGAAGTCGGAAGTCGATTTCCAGCGATTCCGACCAG TCGGGCGATCCAGCACGTAAGAATCGCATGGGAACGATCAGTTGCATCTCCGACAAAGTGGAGTCTCATAAAACCGAAGCTAACATTTTCCCAAGCGAAGATCAAACTTTCCACGTCTACAGCGATTCGCCGACGTTTTCCGATTTTTCATCGTAA